One segment of Anopheles stephensi strain Indian chromosome 3, UCI_ANSTEP_V1.0, whole genome shotgun sequence DNA contains the following:
- the LOC118513751 gene encoding uncharacterized protein LOC118513751: protein MMMMSSLQSVFLVSLLVIAVFIHKGDAIRCFECNSAEDLTCSHDNPPDTMSVDCNDHKDGNKYTFCRKIVQIIEFPVNNLPPDNRVIRGCGWDESSYKGKCYQRSGFGGRQEVCACYDDNCNGASTLSVTFGVLLFGAVAFLIRA from the exons atgatgatgatgtcctCGCTGCAGTCCGTGTTTCTCGTCAGTTTATTGGTGATTGCGGTATTCATCCACAAGG GTGATGCTATCCGTTGCTTCGAGTGCAACAGTGCGGAGGATTTGACCTGCTCGCACGACAACCCACCGGACACGATGTCGGTCGACTGTAACGATCACAAGGACGGCAACAAGTACACCTTCTGCCGGAAGATCGTCCAGATCATCGAGTTCCCGGTGAACAATC TTCCTCCAGATAACCGAGTGATCCGTGGATGCGGTTGGGATGAGTCCTCGTACAAG GGCAAATGCTACCAGCGTTCCGGATTCGGTGGACGTCAGGAGGTGTGCGCTTGCTACGACGACAATTGCAACGGTGCATCCACACTGTCCGTCACCTTCGGTGTCCTGCTGTTCGGTGCAGTCGCTTTCCTGATTCGTGCTTAA
- the LOC118513743 gene encoding protein mitoshell: protein MNPNFATDKRSRSSNRTEQQCPVQMFSVPPPAIPPPNTVPLLMIRSPMPPVWIYTGPPSYDQMQFNFSCSSGNSFLSNHHHTAATSAAGPSTSSVVSSSYEFRMSSIIQNNPFIMAAAGSEQETAVSSISSMKKSPPTTACLLEQFPELVRTALEGCKKAEQLAQNHQKRPCFKKIDSLCARLKQDLVKVDNVMSNINSQGLAWAVKDFIFVFTRIMNAWLIIKGYVPNKPEGMLTIQRELCPNFLDAFGRWHEATHELIHSLIQSFTNLNKLAKQQRSGGNIFAKPEEQPSGSGEGAAASGTTGEQQPQQQPPSAHDLLLGEIGETEPLNSLGEGSYIKAGVYHFNPPPGFEEKTPTEQQRAQASAEGSPVAAVAPTSPKHATITHSDDSSNTTASPKTERQPVETFFRKTWTDCIKWVVDEVRAIEEGQYFYCINFAKNYFPGFHLIASDMIDLRQVYRKHHAGQYTTMAEVIDDLRQIVDTCKLYVEVSTEFEIWTPSEPVPDSSTAIQRQEWENFTKIQNFIAKMECLLALICAKGRSAMTDRGTDGRSLVCGTDNGQRAA, encoded by the exons ATGAATCCTAATTTTGCAACAGACAAACGTTCTC GGTCCAGCAATCGTACGGAACAGCAGTGTCCCGTGCAAATGTTTTCCGTTCCGCCACCTGCAATTCCACCGCCAAATACTGTCCCACTGCTGATGATTCGGTCCCCGATGCCTCCGGTGTGGATATACACCGGTCCCCCGAGCTATGACCAGATGCA GTTCAATTTTAGTTGCTCATCTGGAAATTCGTTCCTTagcaaccaccaccatacTGCTGCTACATCTGCTGCCGGACCATCGACATCGTCGGTTGTTTCATCATCGTACGAATTCAGGATGTCGAGCATTATCCAAAACAACCCGTTCATCATGGCGGCTGCCGGGTCGGAACAAGAAACCGCAGT AAGCTCCATATCATCGATGAAAAAATCACCGCCTACTACGGCGTGTCTTCTCGAACAATTTCCCGAGCTGGTGCGGACCGCACTGGAGGGATGCAAGAAGGCGGAACAACTTGCCCAGAACCACCAGAAGCGGCCCTGCTTCAAGAAGATTGACAGTCTGTGTGCccggctcaagcaggacctgGTGAAGGTGGATAACGTGATGTCGAACATCAACTCGCAGGGTTTGGCCTGGGCGGTGAAAGATTTCATCTTCGTGTTCACCCGGATCATGAACGCGTGGCTCATCATCAAGGGGTACGTGCCGAACAAGCCGGAAGGCATGCTGACGATCCAGCGCGAACTCTGTCCCAACTTTTTGGACGCATTTGGGCGCTGGCATGAGGCAACGCACGAACTCATCCATTCGCTGATCCAATCGTTCACCAACCTGAACAAGCTGGCCAAACAGCAGCGCAGTGGGGGGAACATTTTTGCCAAGCCCGAAGAACAGCCATCCGGTTCCGGTGAGGGTGCTGCTGCAAGCGGTACTACCGGTGAGCAGCAGcctcagcagcagccgccaTCAGCGCACGATCTGCTGCTCGGTGAGATTGGGGAAACTGAACCGCTCAACTCACTTGGCGAGGGATCTTACATTAAGGCTGGCGTTTATCACTTCAATCCTCCACCCGGATTCGAGGAAAAAACTCCGACCGAACAACAACGCGCTCAAGCATCGGCCGAAGGATCGCCCGTTGCAGCTGTTGCTCCGACTAGTCCAAAGCATGCTACGATTACCCACAGCGATGATTCCAGCAACACCACAGCCAGCCCGAAAACTGAGCGTCAGCCAGTGGAAACTTTCTTTCGGAAAACTTGGACGGACTGCATTAAATGGGTGGTGGATGAAGTTCGTGCGATCGAGGAAGGCCAATATTTCTATTGCATTAATTTTGCCAAAAATtat TTTCCCGGTTTCCATCTGATTGCATCGGACATGATAGATCTGCGCCAAGTGTACCGGAAGCATCATGCGGGACAGTACACGACGATGGCTGAGGTGATCGATGATTTGAGGCAGATTGTAGATACCTGCAAGCTGTACGTTGAAGTTTCGACCGAGTTTGAGATTTGGACACCGAGCGAACCTGTTCCGGACAGCAGCACCGCCATACAACGGCAGGAGTGGGAAAACTttacaaaaattcaaaattttatcGCCAAAATGGAATGTCTGCTGGCGCTCATTTGTGCCAAGGGCCGATCGGCAATGACGGACCGTGGTACGGATGGTCGTTCGCTCGTTTGTGGCACGGACAACGGTCAGCGGGCGGCCTAA
- the LOC118513748 gene encoding N6-adenosine-methyltransferase non-catalytic subunit, with the protein MSDVIKSRREQSQKRKMLLAQTFGVSCVEDLKHVLGTAEGSPINKSQRYEDEEASSSKSSETAEGLVYRDSSTFLKGTQSSNPHNDYCQHFVDTGQRPQNFIRDVGLADRFEEYPKLRELIRLKDELIAETATPPMYLRADLKTFDLKTLGTKFDVILIEPPLEEYARGGAAVAAGAPRNFWSWDEILALDIGEVAAHRSFVFLWCGSSEGLDMGRNCLRKWGFRRCEDICWIRTNINSPGHSKILEPKAVFQRTKEHCLMGIKGTVRRSTDGDFIHANVDIDLIISEEAEFGSLEKPIEIFHIIEHFCLGRRRLHIFGRDSTIRPGWVTIGPELTNSNFNSELYANSFEESPTTGCTERIEALRPKSPPANGKVLRGRGRGFPRIRGRSRV; encoded by the exons ATGAGCGACGTTATCAAGTCCCGGCGTGAGCAATCACAAAAGCGAAAGATGCTGCTCGCTCAAACC TTTGGTGTGTCCTGTGTGGAAGATCTGAAGCACGTACTCGGCACCGCGGAAGGCTCACCAATCAACAAATCGCAACGGTACGAGGACGAGGAAGCCAGCTCGTCGAAATCGTCTGAAACGGCCGAAGGGCTAGTGTATCGGGATTCGTCCACCTTTCTAAAG GGCACACAATCGTCCAATCCGCACAACGACTACTGCCAGCACTTTGTCGATACGGGGCAGCGGCCCCAGAACTTTATCCGTGACGTCGGGTTAGCGGACCGGTTCGAGGAGTACCCGAAGCTGCGCGAACTGATCCGGCTAAAGGATGAGCTGATCGCGGAAACTGCCACACCGCCCATGTACCTGCGGGCGGACCTTAAAACATTCGATCTGAAAACGCTCGGCACCAAGTTCGACGTCATCCTGATCGAACCGCCGCTCGAGGAGTACGCACGGGGTGGTGCGGCAGTGGCGGCCGGTGCACCACGCAACTTCTGGTCGTGGGACGAAATACTCGCGCTCGACATTGGCGAGGTGGCCGCCCATCGGAGCTTCGTGTTTCTGTGGTGCGGTAGCTCCGAAGGGCTGGACATGGGACGCAACTGTTTGCGCAAGTGGGGCTTCCGACGGTGTGAGGACATTTGCTGGATACGGACAAACATCAATTCACCCGGCCATTCGAAAATTCTCGAACCGAAGGCCGTGTTTCAGCGCACCAAGGAACACTGTCTGATGGGCATCAAGGGCACGGTACGGCGGTCGACCGACGGAGACTTCATTCACGCGAACGTGGACATCGACTTGATCATCTCGGAGGAGGCCGAGTTTGGCAGTTTGGAGAAACCGATCGAAATCTTTCACATCATCGAACACTTCTGTCTCGGGCGCCGCCGGTTGCACATTTTCGGGCGCGATTCCACGATACGGCCCGGCTGGGTAACGATCGGACCGGAGCTGACCAACTCGAACTTTAACAGCGAACTGTACGCTAACTCGTTCGAGGAAAGTCCAACCACCGGGTGCACCGAGCGGATCGAAGCGTTGCGACCGAAAAGTCCGCCAGCGAACGGGAAAGTGTTACGGGGCCGGGGCCGTGGTTTTCCCCGTATTCGGGGGAGATCGCGTGTGTAG
- the LOC118513747 gene encoding coiled-coil domain-containing protein 97 isoform X1, with protein MAIVFDSAEAPQKSATDGDGPPATATPPVPVNESDIFDHISNNPQVFYKSQQINDPELTASEKKTILRDVLNKSHCTFLSRFGCFMRDEHLQYFEQDEQTLAYSPDERYEIDHHLERIRKLRNGGRAIEVRNRRYAALQRMCDDGTYFSETEMMQRDPLLYDQLVGQYMTEQEKHARDASVPVPRSVVGILLKQIDKDRAEKDLQARQQEEAARQPADGEPSRPNSPGFPRAQWGNFDEEEEARVAALKRTSKQKRNRHAIPAAQMMTAGERNLLRDEFVGIMHARFIAGEEKEFDYTQIDDSDAYDDLDTVDHDEQEKYFNLDDESDVPDGNDGEDAMQVEPAGEESEEDDLDIYMRHLNRHLEQQQRMTAEAEAAATTGNEVRDPYCEYDSDE; from the exons ATGGCAATTGTGTTCGATAGCGCTGAAGCTCCGCAAAAG TCTGCAACCGACGGGGACGGTCCGCCTGCAACTGCAACGCCACCCGTTCCGGTGAATGAGTCCGATATTTTCGACCACATCAGCAACAACCCGCAGGTGTTTTACAAAAGCCAACAAATTAACGATCCCGAACTTACGGcgagcgaaaagaaaacgatccTTCGGGACGTGCTGAACAAAAGCCACTGCACGTTCCTGTCCCGGTTTGGGTGCTTCATGCGGGATGAGCATCTGCAGTACTTCGAGCAGGACGAGCAAACGCTGGCGTACAGTCCGGATGAACGGTACGAGATCGATCACCATTTGGAGCGTATACGCAAACTACGCAACGGAGGCCGGGCGATCGAGGTGCGCAATCGACGGTATGCCGCGCTGCAGCGAATGTGTGACGATGGGACGTACTTCAGCGAGACGGAAATGATGCAGCGGGACCCACTGCTGTACGACCAGCTGGTGGGACAGTACATGACCGAGCAGGAAAAGCACGCACGGGATGCGAGTGTGCCCGTGCCGCGAAGTGTCGTCGGCATTCTGCTGAAACAAATCGATAAAGATCGGGCGGAGAAAGATTTGCAGGCACGGCAGCAGGAAGAGGCGGCCCGTCAGCCGGCGGACGGTGAACCATCGCGTCCCAATTCGCCCGGTTTCCCTCGTGCGCAGTGGGGCAATTtcgatgaggaggaggaagcgCGCGTTGCGGCCCTGAAGCGCACGAGCAAGCAGAAGCGCAACCGTCATGCGATACCGGCGGCACAGATGATGACGGCCGGCGAGCGAAATTTGCTACGGGATGAGTTTGTGGGCATTATGCACGCAAGGTTTATCGCGGGCGAGGAGAAAGAGTTCGATTACACGCAGATAGACGATTCGGATGCGTACGACGATCTGGACACGGTGGATCACGACGAGCAGGAGAAGTACTTTAATCTCGACGACGAATCGGACGTACCGGATGGGAACGATGGCGAGGATGCGATGCAGGTAGAACCGGCCGGAGAAGAAAGTGAAGAGGACGATTTGGATATTTACATGCGCCATCTGAACCGACATCTGGAACAGCAGCAACGGATGACGGCGGAGGCGGAGGCGGCGGCCACCACCGGGAACGAGGTCCGTGACCCGTACTGCGAGTACGACAGCGATGAGTAA
- the LOC118513747 gene encoding coiled-coil domain-containing protein 97 isoform X2, giving the protein MGTLSKSATDGDGPPATATPPVPVNESDIFDHISNNPQVFYKSQQINDPELTASEKKTILRDVLNKSHCTFLSRFGCFMRDEHLQYFEQDEQTLAYSPDERYEIDHHLERIRKLRNGGRAIEVRNRRYAALQRMCDDGTYFSETEMMQRDPLLYDQLVGQYMTEQEKHARDASVPVPRSVVGILLKQIDKDRAEKDLQARQQEEAARQPADGEPSRPNSPGFPRAQWGNFDEEEEARVAALKRTSKQKRNRHAIPAAQMMTAGERNLLRDEFVGIMHARFIAGEEKEFDYTQIDDSDAYDDLDTVDHDEQEKYFNLDDESDVPDGNDGEDAMQVEPAGEESEEDDLDIYMRHLNRHLEQQQRMTAEAEAAATTGNEVRDPYCEYDSDE; this is encoded by the exons atgGGTACATTGTCGAAG TCTGCAACCGACGGGGACGGTCCGCCTGCAACTGCAACGCCACCCGTTCCGGTGAATGAGTCCGATATTTTCGACCACATCAGCAACAACCCGCAGGTGTTTTACAAAAGCCAACAAATTAACGATCCCGAACTTACGGcgagcgaaaagaaaacgatccTTCGGGACGTGCTGAACAAAAGCCACTGCACGTTCCTGTCCCGGTTTGGGTGCTTCATGCGGGATGAGCATCTGCAGTACTTCGAGCAGGACGAGCAAACGCTGGCGTACAGTCCGGATGAACGGTACGAGATCGATCACCATTTGGAGCGTATACGCAAACTACGCAACGGAGGCCGGGCGATCGAGGTGCGCAATCGACGGTATGCCGCGCTGCAGCGAATGTGTGACGATGGGACGTACTTCAGCGAGACGGAAATGATGCAGCGGGACCCACTGCTGTACGACCAGCTGGTGGGACAGTACATGACCGAGCAGGAAAAGCACGCACGGGATGCGAGTGTGCCCGTGCCGCGAAGTGTCGTCGGCATTCTGCTGAAACAAATCGATAAAGATCGGGCGGAGAAAGATTTGCAGGCACGGCAGCAGGAAGAGGCGGCCCGTCAGCCGGCGGACGGTGAACCATCGCGTCCCAATTCGCCCGGTTTCCCTCGTGCGCAGTGGGGCAATTtcgatgaggaggaggaagcgCGCGTTGCGGCCCTGAAGCGCACGAGCAAGCAGAAGCGCAACCGTCATGCGATACCGGCGGCACAGATGATGACGGCCGGCGAGCGAAATTTGCTACGGGATGAGTTTGTGGGCATTATGCACGCAAGGTTTATCGCGGGCGAGGAGAAAGAGTTCGATTACACGCAGATAGACGATTCGGATGCGTACGACGATCTGGACACGGTGGATCACGACGAGCAGGAGAAGTACTTTAATCTCGACGACGAATCGGACGTACCGGATGGGAACGATGGCGAGGATGCGATGCAGGTAGAACCGGCCGGAGAAGAAAGTGAAGAGGACGATTTGGATATTTACATGCGCCATCTGAACCGACATCTGGAACAGCAGCAACGGATGACGGCGGAGGCGGAGGCGGCGGCCACCACCGGGAACGAGGTCCGTGACCCGTACTGCGAGTACGACAGCGATGAGTAA
- the LOC118513749 gene encoding antigen 5 like allergen Cul n 1-like yields MSSVPVRRITACAVVVVVLLALISQISGQTDYCDPTLCKNNLVHVGCGKSENYGPYCPVDRQLVPITEEVKTFILDLHNVFRANVARGEVTNYAPASRMPTLIWDEELQKLAEYNVKTCIYGHDYCRNTKLFPLVGQNIAANSFYGMEVTPLDTMTELLYSWYGENENANQDYIDSYPLLGQDPPKDIGHFTQIVMDKATAVGCAMIQYTQNEQGHDWVHQNYVCNYSNSIARGHPVYVKGNACELCVTGCSTNYPGLCNIGEPVQPTAAW; encoded by the exons ATGTCTTCAGTGCCAGTGCGAA GGATAACGGCgtgtgcggtggtggtggtggtgttgcttgCACTTATCAGTCAAATTAGTGGTCAGACGGATTATTGTGATCCTACGCTGTGTA AAAACAACCTAGTGCATGTGGGATGTGGCAAGAGCGAAAACTACGGACCATACTGTCCGGTCGATCGGCAGCTGGTGCCCATCACGGAGGAGGTGAAAACCTTCATCCTAGACCTGCACAACGTGTTCCGTGCCAATGTTGCGCGTGGTGAGGTGACCAACTATGCGCCAGCCTCTCGAATGCCAACGCTG ATTTGGGATGAAGAGCTACAGAAGCTGGCCGAGTATAACGTGAAGACCTGCATCTACGGCCATGATTACTGTCGCAACACGAAGCTGTTCCCGCTGGTCGGTCAGAACATTGCGGCCAACTCGTTCTACGGCATGGAAGTGACGCCGCTCGATACGATGACCGAGCTCCTGTACAGCTGGTATGGCGAGAACGAGAACGCCAATCAGGACTACATCGATTCGTATCCGCTGCTCGGCCAAGACCCACC GAAGGACATTGGACACTTTACGCAGATCGTCATGGACAAGGCTACGGCGGTCGGATGCGCCATGATACAGTACACACAGAACGAGCAGGGCCACGACTGGGTGCACCAGAACTACGTCTGCAACTACTCGAACTCGATCGCCCGCGGACATCCGGTGTACGTGAAGGGCAATGCGTGCGAGCTGTGCGTGACGGGCTGCAGCACCAACTATCCGGGGCTTTGCAACATCGGGGAACCGGTGCAACCGACGGCAGCGTGGTGA
- the LOC118513744 gene encoding transforming growth factor beta regulator 1, which produces MQNTSCEPSEAATAAVDEEANAKYRQKYRRLKRYMTDMVFENAALSDHIAQVQEKIGQVSEERRFLLKKLLDYEHEMETQLGRPSSKLNELIANSLPPKRQYKKRDKSATVNGAPNATTSGEGPADAPHDTQGTVPDGTVEVKVEKDEEANGKSGAGEQHGGKNGHRVGKKRGPAGKGDQAPDGKPRRKGRLGGNGKKRMQNITVDQSGHPTYPLPVGSFTVHSLGEIVPDRPAFHTECALYPIGYTITRPYGHYKDPEKRCNYTCRVMDGGERPRFEIVPDDSDPAGTSGEAGETNGTSAEEDTAISGPTTDACHAELLRRINTALNIRSIDSRPMGDWFFGLAHPTIANLLQSLPAAKACPSYRIVKRKETEASREKENDPALSYDALVRHITISTYRTVPEIKEEPPDELFDHSDGNSFSLSV; this is translated from the exons ATGCAAAACACCAGCTGCGAACCAtcggaagcagcaacagcggcCGTGGACGAGGAAGCGAATGCTAAATATCGGCAAAAGTACCGTCGTTTGAAGCGCTACATGACCGATATGGTGTTT GAAAATGCCGCACTAAGTGACCACATTGCACAGGTGCAGGAAAAAATAGGTCAGGTTAGTGAAGAGCGCCGGTTTCTGCTCAAGAAGCTGCTCGATTATGAGCACGAGATGGAAACGCAGCTTGGCCGACCGTCCAGCAAGCTGAACGAGTTGATAGCAAACAGTTTACCACCGAAACGACAGTACAAGAAGCGGGACAAAAGTGCCACTGTTAATGGAGCGCCGAATGCGACCACTTCCGGCGAGGGACCGGCGGACGCGCCACACGATACTCAGGGAACCGTGCCGGACGGGACGGTGGAGGTGAAAGTTGAGAAGGACGAAGAGGCGAACGGGAAATCAGGAGCGGGCGAGCAACACGGTGGTAAAAATGGTCACCGGGTAGGCAAAAAGCGAGGACCGGCGGGAAAAGGTGATCAGGCGCCGGATGGTAAACCGAGACGGAAGGGTCGGCTCGGTGGCAATGGGAAGAAACGTATGCAAAACATAACGGTTGACCAGTCGGGCCATCCGACGTACCCGTTGCCGGTAGGTAGCTTTACCGTGCACAGTCTGGGTGAAATTGTACCGGATCGGCCGGCTTTTCACACGGAATGTGCGCTTTATCCGATCGGCTACACGATCACCCGACCGTACGGTCACTATAAAGATCCGGAAAAACGTTGTAACTATACCTGCCGCGTGATGGACGGTGGCGAACGGCCACGGTTTGAAATCGTCCCCGACGATTCCGATCCGGCGGGCACAAGTGGAGAGGCTGGTGAAACGAACGGCACCAGTGCCGAGGAGGACACAGCAATCAGTGGCCCAACGACGGACGCTTGTCATGCGGAGCTGTTGCGCAGGATCAACACCGCGCTCAACATACGCTCGATCGATTCCCGCCCGATGGGTGATTGGTTCTTCGGCCTGGCGCATCCAACCATCGCGAACCTCCTGCAGAGCTTACCGGCTGCGAAGGCCTGCCCGAGTTACAGGATCGTTAAGCGGAAGGAAACCGAGGCCAGCAGGGAGAAGGAGAACGATCCGGCACTGAGCTACGATGCGCTGGTGCGCCACATAACCATCTCGACGTATCGTACCGTGCCGGAAATCAAGGAAGAACCACCGGACGAACTGTTCGACCACTCGGACGGTAATTCGTTCAGTTTGTCGGTGTAG
- the LOC118513746 gene encoding etoposide-induced protein 2.4 homolog translates to METLCRVGATVLHGILDSIKGITVIFYLDKEANRKLSQPTTKPLLSGSAPRTKESLSSQPRTSSSSSLVSKRIEESKVLKRVLQCSLLNGGIFMLSILFFEYAVLPGLHLFLWYLFRNSSTMSTVWGWMLPSLSLLFNSFWVAPLFLLSKIVNSLWFQDIADSAYKFRKGRPQLIPSISKLIADTLISLLIQILFLLQSTLVKYLPVPVPFACTAIYMMHMSLLCSLYAFEYKWFNMGWELHKRLTYIEQNWPYFLGFGLPLAVLSELPNSIVISGCVFSVLFPLFIISANEATPKVDVCETPLKLFSIVVALTNALFRGRTKPGKAALSQPLTPGSAGSLHNTRGLTPPLSSSASAFMFQQQQQQQQQQQFRHHNSQKHHHHNRSHHRQPSPSPSAASSTFASVQTAQLHQQHTVLNRPLRR, encoded by the exons ATGGAAACGTTGTGT AGAGTAGGCGCCACCGTGCTGCACGGTATCCTGGACAGCATCAAGGGCATCACCGTGATCTTCTATCTGGACAAGGAGGCCAACCGAAAGCTGTCCCAACCCACCACAAAACCGCTTCTGTCAGGATCGGCTCCCCGGACGAAGGAAAGCTTATCGTCCCAGCCTCGCACATCGTCATCGAGTTCACTCGTTTCGAAGCGAATTGA AGAATCCAAGGTGCTAAAGCGTGTTCTGCAGTGCTCGCTACTAAACGGTGGAATATTTATGCTCAGCATCCTCTTCTTCGAGTATGCCGTCCTGCCCGGGTTGCATCTCTTCCTGTGGTATCTGTTCCGTAACTCGTCCACCATGAGCACCGTCTGGGGCTGGATGCTACCGTCCCTTTCGCTGCTATTCAACTCGTTCTGGGTGGCGCCACTGTTCCTGCTCAGCAAGATCGTCAACAGCCTCTGGTTTCAGGACATTGCCGATTCGGCGTACAAGTTCCGGAAGGGTCGTCCCCAGCTTATACCGAGCATTAGTAAACTGATCGCCGACACACTGATCAGCCTGCTGATCCAGATCCTGTTCCTGCTGCAGAGCACGCTGGTAAAGTACCTGCCCGTGCCGGTACCGTTTGCCTGCACCGCTATCTACATGATGCACATGAGTCTGCTCTGCTCACTGTACGCGTTCGAGTACAAGTGGTTCAATATGGGCTGGGAGTTGCACAAACGGTTAACGTACATCGAACAGAACTGGCCCTACTTTTTAGGCTTCGGGTTACCGTTGGCCGTACTGTCCGAGCTGCCCAACTCGATCGTCAtcagtgggtgtgtgttttcggtCCTGTTTCCACTGTTCATTATCAGCGCTAATGAGGCGACACCCAAGGTGGATGTGTG CGAAACACCGCTAAAACTGTTCTCCATTGTGGTTGCCCTTACGAATGCTCTCTTCCGGGGTCGAACGAAACCCGGCAAAGCGGCCCTATCGCAACCGCTTACACCCGGTAGTGCTGGCAGTCTGCACAATACTCGTGGCCTAACACCACCCCTATCATCGTCAGCGTCTGCTTTTATgtttcaacagcagcagcagcagcagcagcagcaacaattcCGGCACCACAATTCTCAgaagcaccatcaccacaatcGATCGCACCATCGTCAACCTTCACCATCTCCGTCGGCCGCCTCGTCCACGTTTGCTTCCGTTCAAACGGCCCAGCTGCATCAACAGCACACCGTTCTTAATCGACCCCTTAGGCGATAG
- the LOC118513750 gene encoding trafficking protein particle complex subunit 4, with product MVIFGVYIVNKSGGLIFNLDHNLPKIETEKTFSYPLDISLEYEPKRISVAFGQRDGINVGHHLIAVNGMQVNGAVLEDGREVKEIIESKDSYPLSLKFSRPKMTTNEKIFLGSMFYPLFAIASQLSPEPKSSGIEVLEADTFRLHCFQTLTGVKFMIFAETVQPGIDVLLRRIYELYADYVLKNPFYSLEMPIRCELFDTNLQTLLDQVEKGGVASI from the exons ATGGTCATTTTTGGCGTGTATATTGTGAACAAATCCGGTGGGTTGATATTCAACCTGGACCATAATCTGCCCAAAATCGAGACGGAGAAAACATTCAGCTACCCGCTGGACATCAGTTTGGAGTATGAACCGAAACGGATTTCCGTTGCATTTGGGCAGCGAGATGGAATTAATG TGGGCCATCACTTGATCGCCGTGAACGGGATGCAGGTAAACGGAGCGGTCCTGGAGGATGGGCGTGAGGTGAAGGAAATCATCGAAAGCAAGGACAGCTATCCGCTGTCGCTCAAATTCAGCCGGCCGAAGATGACGACGAATGAGAAGATTTTTCTGGGCAGCATGTTCTACCCGCTGTTTGCCATTGCCAGCCAGCTAAGCCCGGAACCGAAAAGTAGCGGCATTGAGGTGCTGGAAGCCGATACATTCCGATTGCACTGCTTCCAGACGCTGACGGGCGTAAAGTTTATGATATTCGCGGAAACGGTGCAGCCGGGCATTGATGTGCTGCTGCGACGgatctacgagctgtacgcgGATTATGTGCTGAAGAATCCGTTCTACTCGCTCGAGATGCCGATCCGGTGCGAGCTGTTCGATACGAATCTGCAGACGTTGTTGGATCAGGTGGAGAAAGGTGGTGTGGCTAGTATTTAG